A stretch of DNA from Triticum dicoccoides isolate Atlit2015 ecotype Zavitan chromosome 2A, WEW_v2.0, whole genome shotgun sequence:
ACTAATAGGCGTGACAGTAACTGAAGCAAATAATAAGCAATAGTCATTGCCGTGTTATGTAGCCCATACAATTTAGAAATGAAACTTCAGTAGCAGATATATGGTTTATGTGTGAGCAAACAAAATAGCGTTTACGGTAGTTAGCTGATGAGTGTTTGTGTGTCAGAACTGTTAGCAAATAGTAGAGCATACATATTAACTTTTAAAGGAGTGGTTATGTGTCAGAATTGTTATCAAATAGCCTCAGGTCAACATTGGTGACACCAATCACCAACTCCCAAGAAACAGGACCCGTATCGGATGAGGGTTAGGCAGATGGACATAATTAAGTTAAATTCATGCGGCTAAATTCAGATGACACGGGAAATTGCAGatatatattgaggctaatattttggtattttttgaCAAGTCTGATGGAATTGTCTGCAAGTCAAAGATGACCAGCAATTCTTCTGTACATACAGTGATCTAAGCCTAAGTTCCTTCAATTCCACAAATGCAGATGGAGAAGGAAGATGGATGCATACCTGGGTGATTGCACGGAGGTGGAGGTGAGTGTGGCCTTCTTGCCGCTGATGGCCAGATCTGCTCCCAATGGTGCTTCTCCATGGGCTTGTTGTCTCCTTCTTCATCCTTCCTTCATCTCGCCCTCCCCTCCCGACGACATCGCCGACGGCCATCTGTGTGTCCGGCCCGCTCCGGCTGGCGCTCAACCCAGCACAATAGAACCACCCTGCCGGTCTGCCTCCTCCTCAGCATCATCGAATTTAGGGCCCCGTATTTAGAACCCTGCAAGCCACCTGCGGCTAGATGTACAACCCGGCGTCGCTGAAACCCACAACCGGTATCCGTGCCAGTCCCTCGTGGTTCCCAGACAGTTGCCCGAGACCTCACCGGCGTACCCGACACCGCGGCAGTTGCCCGAGCCCGGGCCTCCATGTCGGCGGCATCGCGGTGCAGACGGGAGGCCtggccccacgagacagagagtccGATGCTACCACCGCTCTAGGACATACACCGGTTGGGAAGACGAGGATCTGCAGGTTCTGGGGGCGGGAGACGAGCGCACGACCAGATCGAGCCTGCCGTGTCATCATGGATTACAGATGAGAGGAGACTTCGTGGGGAAGGCAAGGGAAGCGGAAGAGAGGGGCGGATTGGTTGCCTCTCGCTAGGCTGGGTAAGACAAAACAAGGCACCCAATCGCTGGCTTCGGGAGCGTTTTTTTTCTCTCGCTACGTGTCTATCCTTCCTGCCCAATCCAGGCCATCGACGTGGCATATGTGAGGGGACGCCCTTCGCGCGACTGTTAATGGGTTGTATGGTCCAGCTAGACCCATGTATAGTCCACACCATTAAATTAAGCCAGGAATATGAACACGTGGATTCAGAAGCTAAAAATACCCCCTCCGTCCTAAACTGCAGTGCTTATCAAACATTATCAAAGTTAAACTTTATAATTTTTGATCAAGTTTGTAAAAATACATATCGACATCTAGTATATGAAATTAATACCATTAAATTCAgcataaaatatattttcatatcATATATATTTGGTATTATAGAAATTGGTTTTGCTAAATCTCACCTAGCTGAGAAATACTCTTGTCTCATTCACACCACCCGATAAAAAAGTTGGGTCGCGATTCAGCAGCCTCTGGAGCGCCTAGCTCAACCTGTGTAGTGATGCCTCGTCCAGGAGCTCCTATTTTCACGTAGGCCTGCAGATAGGCACAGATTTATTTTAAAATTCGTGGAAATTTTCAAACTCACAAAAATGTGAATTCCTTATCGTTTTCAATTTGTCAAATTTTTCCAAATTCTTGAAATTATTTTGaactcatgattttttttaaaattcataaagGGATTTTCAAATTTGTGATTGGCAAACGTTTTAAAAAATCAAGAATATTTTATTTAAATTTGCAACTATTTCTAATATTTAGGAACATTTTTAATTCACGAATATTTTTTCTTGGTATGGTTTCAATTCGGTTCTAAAATGCACAGAGTGAGACACTAGATAGTaaccttttttttttttgcaagagCACTAGATAGTAACCTTACTTTGTGAATATTCTTCCCAGCATTATCCAGTTTGCACATGTTTAATTAACGTGTTTTTTCTTATCCTGTTAGCAAGTCAAAGATTTTCACGGAGCTTCAACACGAAGACTTGATCtcgcaaaaacaaaagaaaagaggaCGGACCTATTCTTCTTAAAATGAGACAAGAAGCGATTGTTCCACTAATGATGCATGTTTGGATCAAGTATTTCCCCCTGCTGAAGATGATTCCTACATGTGCTGAGAATGGCGGACTTTCGTTATCAATCTGAAGTACAAGAAAAAAAGAGATGTTTCTTCTGTCCATTTTCCCATTTTTTTTGTGGGGTTTTCCCATATTCTTTTCATGAATATGATAAAAGGAAATGTAATGTGAAAGCATTTATCTGAGGAGGGTCAGCTCTAACTTGAAACAAACATGCCCTACAAGTGGACTGCAAACGAACAATTTAAATTTATCAGATGCTTCTTTATTCAATTTGTGTTCAAATATTTCTAATTGCTCTTTTGTCGAGATGGACGGGTGTGGCAACACGCTTTCTTGTTCTAATGTGTTTTGTGCGATATGTTGCTATGCTCATCCACAAGACAAGGtccttattttgatttagttttccAAGCACATCTGTAAACACTGTGGTGGAGTGGGGAAACGTTTTCACCCGGCGGACCGACTGAAACTTCGGCCGGTCGCGCGCGGGCCGTGCGTTTCGTTTCGATCGTGCGTCTGGCACCCCACCCGCTGCGTTAGACACAGACCCACACATCACAGTTTTTTTTTCTGGTCGTCTTCTTCCACAAACGCATCACAACCTTATCTGCTCCCCCATGATCCCCTGAGCCGTTTCTCGCTCCGCCGGTCCGCCACGGCTTCACGGCGAGCTCCACCACCGGAGCGACCTCTCCTATATCCCTTTTTTTTCTTCCTTCCCGGCGAACTCTTCCTCCCACCTCCCACAGATTCCATGTCGTCGTCCTCACATCCTCCCTGCTCCTAACGACCCCTAACTCCTTGGAGTTAGACACGAAACGGCCTGGGGCGGCGAGCCTAGGTGCTGTGAACCACCGGCCGCCGAAGTTTTATGATAAGATGGCCGAGATGACCATCTCCGGCAATGGTAAACAACCGATCAGACGGTGTTGCAACCATTGTCGGTTTTTGCTACGACCGGCCACAAATTTTGCTACAACCAACTGGCCACTCTGCCTCTCGTGACAGTGACGACAATGTTTTTTGCTACAACTATAATCTAATTTTGCTACGACCGCTAattttttttttgctacaaccaaaTGGCCATACCGTGCCTCGCGACGGGGAGACGGCCGTTTATGTTGTAACCGCCGTTTACTTTTGCTACTACCCGGTGATACAATTTGCTACTATCGGCGAGAATGAATTTTTGCTGCCACCATCTACTTTTTCTACTACTGGCGAGGGCGAATTTTTGCTGCAACCGCGGTCTATCACCGTCTACTTTTTGCTACTACCGCTGGGgtcaatttttttcctacaaccAGCAATGAAAATGTTGCGATCGACACACACGACGAGCTACAATCAATGCGGCGACCATTTTTTGTTGCAACCATCGTTGTCATTTGCTACAACCAACAACAAAAAAAGCTACCTCTGATGACATGATTTGCTGCAATGGCAACACCGAAGTTTTGTGGTGGCGACCGAGGTGTTGTGTTTTTGCTGCAACCGGAAGCATGAAAAGCTACCACCGGCGGTCATTTATCTACAACCGGCAACGAAAAAGCTACAATCGGATATGTGATTTGCTGCAACGGCCACGACGGAATTtgtggtggcgacggcggcgctgaGATTTTCGCTGCAACCGGCAGCGGGAAAAGCTACAACCGGTGTCATGTCTTGCTACTCCCGGCAAAACCCGACTAAGGTTGAAGCAAATCGTGGTCGCCGCGGTGACTGTCGACATGAATGGTTGTAGCGATTCCTGTCACCGGTCGTAGCAAAAATGAACAATGGTTGAAGCAAAATATATCTGCACGTGGATGATGAAGGAGAAAAGAATGGTTGGGTGTGGCCATGGCGACAGGgctgcggcgaggggcggcggcggagctgcaaCCTGAGCTTCACCCGTCGCTGTTGAGAGCTACAACCGTAGGTGTAGGTGTTTCATGGGTCAACGCGGCGACGAGGATGAACGACACAGGTGGGGACCGGCGACGAGAACGCCGGCGAGGATGGggaccggcgacgaggacggccggTGGGTGGGGACCGGGCGACGAAGTCAGACACCGGAGGGGAGAGGATGCGTGCACCGAGAGGGAGATGCGAAtccagcgagaggaagaagaagctgcGAGGCAAACCCTTTTTTTGCCAGATCCAATGGCCCACGCGGCTCAAATCCAATGGTCCTGACGCGACCGGCACAACAGTACAATGTGTCAATCGTGTGGAGCCCTAGGCATGTGTTTCTTAAGTCAACGTCCAATTCCCTCGCAAAATAAAAATAAGTCAACGTCCAATGCCCATTGGAACATACTGTATCCCAGGAGTAGAGTTCACTACGAGTCTACGAGAATATATTTTTGAAGTGATACAGTTCATTCATCACGAATGTTTTcttttgcaatgccgaagaaataaACAGATTTGTTCCCGTAGAGCAATACACTGACTCTGATTGTGTCCCTTCACTGTGCCGGTGCCGGCATGTTGAGTGCCTTCCCCACCGTGAACccgccgtcgacgacgaggttGTGGCCGTTGACGTACTTGGAGTCGTCGGACGCCAGGTACAGCGCCGCCTTGGCGATGTCCTCCACCTCCAGCACCACCCCTTCCATCTCGTTGATGTCGCTCTCCACGATCCGGCggtgctcctcgccgctcgcctccgGGTGCCACTCCTCCAGGATGCGCAACACCAGCGGCGTCAGGATGTAGTAGGGCGAGATGGCGTTGACGCGCACGCCCGAGCGCGCCAGCTCCCCGGCCACCGAGCGCACGAGCCCCACCACCGCCGCCTTGGAGACGCTGTACGGGTGCGCCGTCATCTGGCCCAGCACGCCGGCGATGCTGGCCGTGCAGATGCTGCTGCCGCTGCGGCGCGGCGCCATGACGCGGGCCGCGTGCTTGACCCCGGCCATGACGCCCCGTGTATTGATCGCCATGACGGCGTCGAAGTCGGCGAGGTCGAGCGCACCCAGCTCAGGCCGCGCCAGGGAGCCCACGATGCCGGCGTTGTTGAGCATGATGTCGAGCTTGCCGTGGCGGGCCACGGCGAGGTCCACCGCCGCGGCGACCTGCGCCTCGTCGGTGACGTCGCAGCGGGTGTAGGACGCGGAGTCGGCCGCCAGGGCGCGGCCCAGGTCGTCCTGGACGTCGGCGAGCACGACCTTGGCGCCGTTCCTGACGAACTCCGCGGCCGTCGCCTTGCCGATGCCGCTAGCGGCGCCGGTGATCACCGCCACCTTGCCGGCCAACCTCTGGGAGCCTGTGGCCGTGGAGTAGCCGCACTGGCCGGCGAGGCCAGCCACCGCCGCAGGCGCAGCGCGAcggctcccacacacacacacacacacacacacacacatcaggtTTAGCATGTAGAGCCCATTAGCACAAACATTACTCGGAATGCAGAGCCTGCCAGATCGATTATTTGACGCATCGTAGGTACCTCGGAACATCTTGCTGGTCTGTCGAGCTCCTGCCTTCCGTCGATGTGGCAAATGTGACCTGCATCGTACCTGACCAGCCGTTATTTAACGAGACGCCGGCCAGAAAATTCACCTCGTGGCTGGCGCGACACGTGAGTCCATGTGCCCACAACGCATCCAAGTGCGCCAGTtgcgttttcttttcttttagccTCTTTTTTTAAACTTCGGTCGCTTTATTGGATCAAAGAACTGTTACATCGTCCACCAAACCTTTTACAATTAAAACCTGCGGTTTTTCGACCCACGGCGAAGGGGCCGACCTCGCTAGCCTAGCTAATTTGTGAGAAATAGAGTTTGCCTCTCTGAGGCAGTTAACAAAAGAAACCGAAGTATAGCCTATAATAAGGACCAAACAATCCGAATAGATCACAGCTGCGCCTGAATCCATAAAACCTCCATTCTTCATAGTATTGATCACCTCGAGGCAGTCCGACTCGACCACCAACTTGCTTATCCCCAGCTGTTGCGCCAATAGCAGCCATGTCGTAGTGCATACGCTTCCGCCGTCCCTCCATCCGCAACATGCTCTAGCTTTTCATTTGACGCCGCGACGAAGCCACCCTCATGGTCatgtagaacaacacctacagcacccTAGAGGGAATGTGCGCTGAAAGCTGCATCTACGTTTAACTTCACAAAACCCTTAAGTGGCTTTCTCCAACCATCTTTCCTTGGTTCTGAACTCTTTTTCATGGCTTTCAAATAGTTTGCCGTTAGCGCCGCGATCGACAGTGCTGATCGAGCCAGGGCCTGCACTTCCTCCCCATGGACATGTTGTCGTCGTTCCCACCATATGTACCAGATGCCCACAAGGATTAGAGCTTAGGCAGAAACATCTGGTATCTGACTATCACGTGCAGGAACACATAAAATATAGTCCAGAGCCGCTGATCCCGCCCTATCTGTCGAACACGCCTCTTCTATGAACTTGTCCAGCTTGAGGCACCTCCAGATTTCAGCTGCACTCGGACAAGTGAAAAGTGAATGCATGATGTCCTCACATCCACCAGCGCACATAGGGCAACTGTCGTCCGTGTCAATATTACATTTGTGGAAGAAGGTTTTAGTCAGTTGTAAGAAGGTTGTCAATCTGGTTTTTGGGAAAGCTTCACGAACCTTTCGCCGGTTTTAGCTGGCTTTTTTTTAACTGGCATCTttacttttttttttcattttcactttTGGTTTTTTTATTTGTCTTATTTTCTACATTACATTTtccttttaaatttgtgaacatttttgaatttttttaaaattgaaaTAGCATTTGTAAAATTCTGGAATTATTTTTTGAATGCACAAAATTTTATAAGTTTGGGTGCATTATTTTATTTCACGAATATTTTCTAACTTCACAAAAAATTGAACTCGCAAATAATTTTGAACCATCACCATTATTTCAAATTTGTGATCTTTTTCAAAATCTGCAaacttttttgaattcacaaacatctTTTAAATTCATAGATTTTGTAAAATTCTTGTAAATATTCAAATTCACagacatttttaaaattcatgatttttttgaatttgtgaacacttTTCTAAATTTTTGAAATTATTTTGAACTCATGGATATTTTAAAAATTCACAAAGGTTTTTAAATTTTTCTGATCCGCAAACACATTTTTCAAAAATTTATTTAAATTTGCAAATATTTTCCAATTGAGGAACATCTGTTTAATTCACGAATATTTTTCTCAGTATGGTTTTGTTTCGGTTATGAAATGTATCTAGTGAGATGCTAGATAGTAACCTTACTTTGTGCATATATTTTCGATTACTCGTTTGTTCAAATGGACGGGTGCGACAACACGCGCCTTCATGTGCTAGTGTTCTTTGTGTCATATATCATTGTGCTCATCTACAAGACAAGGTGCTTATTTCGATTTATTTTTGGAAGCACATCTCTAAACACCTTGAACGGTATATGGCCTAGCGATGTGATTTTTGTGCTTATTAAGCACTTGGGTGGAGTGTGTCAATCGTCTGGAGCCCCAGGCAAGATTTTCTTTTAAAGTGATACagttcattcatcattcatcacgaaGGTTTTCTTTTGCAACTCTGAAGAAATAGATAGATTTGTTTCGGTACAGCAAATACAACACTCATAATCGCACAAGACATCGCCGAGAGCCCATGAGGTGTTCGTCTGATGATTTCTGACCGTGTCCTTCACTGTGCCGGTGCCGGCATGTTGGGCGCCTTCCCCACCGTGAACccgccgtcgacgacgaggttGTGGCCGTTGACGTACTTGGAGTCGTCGGACGCCAGGTACAGCGCCGCCTTGGCGATGTCCTCCACCTCCAGCACCACTCCTTCCATCTCGTTGATGTCCCCCTCCACGATCTGCCGGTGCTCCTCGCCGCTCGCGTCAGGGTACCACTCCTCAGGATGCGCTTCACCAGCGGCGTCAGGATGTAGTTGGGCGAGATGGCGTTGACGCGCACGCCCGAGCGCGCCAGCTCCCCGGCCACGGAGCGCACGAGCCCCACCACCGCGAACTTGGAGACGCTGTACGGGTGCGGCGTCAGCTGGCCCAGCACGCCGGCGATGCTGGCCGTGCAGATGATGCTGCCCGCGCGGCGCGGCGCCATGACGCGGGCCGCGTGCTTGACCCCGGCCATGACGCCCCGGGTGTTGATCGCCATGACGGCGTCGAAGTCGGCGAGGTCGAGCGCGCCCAGCTCGGGCCGCGCCAGGGAGCCCACGATGCCGGCGTTGTTGAGCATGATGTCGAGCTTGCCGTGGCGGGCCACGGCGAGGTCGACCACCGCGGCAACCTGCGCCTCGTCGGTGACGTCGCAGCGGGTGTAGGACGCGGAGCCGGCGCCGAGCTCGGCCGCCAGGGCGCGGCCCAGGTCGTCCTGGACGTCGGCGAGCACGACCTTGGCGCCGTTCCTGACGAACTCCGCGGCCGTCGCTTTGCCGATGCCGCTAGCGGCGCCGGTGATCACGGCCACCTTACCAGCCAGCCTCTGGGAGCCCGAGGCCGTGGAGTAGCCGCAGTGGCCGGCGAAGCCGCCCGCCGCAGCACGACGGCCCTCGCCCCTGCAACACTCACACACAGCATGATCAGCATGCAACCAGAAACCATCACCAGAGAACACATTTGTGCTACCAGATCGGTTCGCCGTGGCTCCGAGCGCATCGTACCTGAGGACGACCTGCATCGCTCGGAACATCTTGCTGACCTGTCTCCGTCGCCGTGGCAAATGTGACCTGCATCGTACCTGAGCGACCGTTATTTAACGAGACGCCGGCCCGGCCGTACGTCGCGCCGTCGCGCGCTCTGGATCATTGACATGACGGCCTGTGAGCTGTGACTGGGCAAGCTGGCATCACTCACGATCACGTTATCTCGACTCGATCTGCAGAGCGGTGAGAGATGAGTTGGGCGGCGACAGAAAATTCACCTCGCGGCTCGCGCGTGCATGTGTTCACAGCGCATGCAAGTGCGCCAGTTGCGTTTTCTTTTCTCTCCGTGCTCGCCGATCGATCGCAGGTGAGGGGATGCTGCGGGCGTTCGGGATCGTGGCACCGCCACGTGATCCCAGTTCCCCAAGCTCTCAAGCACCGGGACTCCGGGAGGGTCGCTTTACTGGCGTAGCGCGTCGCACAAGATTCCATCCAATTTCCTCGCCGAGCACGCGCCACGCCCTGCTCCTGACGCGGCAACgcgggcaaaaaaaaaaaaaaagagaaaaaagggggCATTCCGAGAATCGAACTCGGGACCTCTCGCACCCAAAGCGAGAATCATACCACTAGACCAAATGCCCATGCACGTGCGAATTCTCTATTACCATTTAATTAAGTTTGAATTCCTGCAAAATCATGGCCAGCTACCACCAAGGTGTCGatcctaagagcaactctagcacatCCAGATGTTCTGGTTGGATCAATGACCGATGTACGGTAGGGCAATTCTTTCATCTTCAATGCATACAATCAGTATCCGAGGGAACACTCTCGTTGCACCAGTCTCCCTCGCCTATTCGTGTAATTTGCAGTGGGTGctcttagactagccacaatggatagtaacatacactagtaacatacacatatccctagactatattattaccttcatagtgggtagtaacttaagtgtggtaacatgcaaagattaatttattaggttatagactaatATTGCATTGGgacgtgtgatgttacagtaactagctaagttactacaactacctctctcttcattaactcattgccacataagcaaatttgctgagttggactcgatgttactgctgaagttactcccattgtggctagtcttagggtAGGGACCCTTTGCAAAATCTCTTTATACAATGAATGATAAGATCTTGGAGATGAGAACATACTCGTTTACCAAGTAGTCCATATGCTAGCACACGCATTGTCGGGGTACACTTCTGAATTGCATGCACTTTCTCTAGGTTGTCATGCAGCATCCCTCTTGTGACCTTGTGACTGGACCAACCATCATGAGCCTCCACCGTAGTTCCAATGCGCAGAAATAGCTTCCTCAACATTCACTAAGTTATCCCATTGAGATGACTAAACATAAAACCCAGGGTTTCTGCCCAGTTTTTTTTTTCTGCGAGTAGATTGATGTTTACTTGTTGCAATCATTTTAGGATTTCACTTGTCTAAAACAAACAAACATATTTAACTAGTTTATTTCACTCATTTCACAAAACAGATTCCGCTAGTTTCATTCAATTCAAAtaaataatttcaatcactttaaaAGATAACAAATTTCACTTTTTTAaaacaacatatttcactcatttcaaacaaCAGATTTCGATAATTCTTAAATCATTGGTTTCACTTAATTCAAAATACTCATTCCACTCAAATCAAAAAAATAATTTCACTTATTTCAGAGAATTGGTTTCAATAATTTCAAAAGAAGGTTTCACTCATTAAAAAAAAGCTTTTTGTCTATTCGAAAACGTTATTTCACACATTCCTGAAGACTTATTTCACTCACTTTAGATAGCAGATTTCATTCATTGAAAATTCACAATTCTAGAAAATACCGA
This window harbors:
- the LOC119357654 gene encoding momilactone A synthase-like, with translation MCVCVCVCVCGSRRAAPAAVAGLAGQCGYSTATGSQRLAGKVAVITGAASGIGKATAAEFVRNGAKVVLADVQDDLGRALAADSASYTRCDVTDEAQVAAAVDLAVARHGKLDIMLNNAGIVGSLARPELGALDLADFDAVMAINTRGVMAGVKHAARVMAPRRSGSSICTASIAGVLGQMTAHPYSVSKAAVVGLVRSVAGELARSGVRVNAISPYYILTPLVLRILEEWHPEASGEEHRRIVESDINEMEGVVLEVEDIAKAALYLASDDSKYVNGHNLVVDGGFTVGKALNMPAPAQ